In one Procambarus clarkii isolate CNS0578487 chromosome 29, FALCON_Pclarkii_2.0, whole genome shotgun sequence genomic region, the following are encoded:
- the LOC138369636 gene encoding uncharacterized protein produces MYLGILNNLKFPCNTIEPDEPIKLHVFCDTSGKSYGTVAYLVTNEQATLLTSKDRVTPLKKQSLPQLELTTLLVGVRLGGLIDRALDLTKTLNNLHITETVVWSDKDAVLQWVRNDNKTPSVSNQVREIRELSTEYKLRYVPTKEHPADYLSRGLTLRQLARADMLFNGPHWLVSDQWLKQQPQVIVTNDHCSHRDTSGTFGA; encoded by the coding sequence ATGTATCTAGGTATCCTAAACAACCTTAAGTTTCCTTGTAACACTATAGAACCTGATGAACCTATTAAGCTGCATGTGTTTTGTGATACCTCAGGAAAGTCGTATGGCACTGTAGCCTATTTAGTAACAAATGAGCAGGCAACACTGCTTACATCCAAAGATAGGGTGACACCGTTAAAGAAACAGTCATTGCCACAGTTAGAATTAACCACTCTACTGGTGGGCGTTAGATTGGGTGGATTGATTGACAGGGCGTTAGACCTGACCAAAACATTAAATAACCTCCATATTACagaaacagtggtatggtcagataaAGACGCAGTCTTACAGTGGGTGAGAAATGATAACAAAACTCCCTCTGTAAGTAATCAAGTTAGGGAAATACGAGAATTGTCAACAGAGTACAAGCTAAGATATGTACCTACCAAAGAACATCCAGCTGACTACCTTTCTAGAGGGCTGACGTTAAGACAATTAGCCAGAGCCGACATGTTGTTCAATGGACCTCATTGGCTAGTCAGTGACCAGTGGCTGAAACAAcaaccacaagtcattgtgaccaatgatcACTGTTCCCATCGAGACAccagtgggacatttggggcttga